One window of the Halictus rubicundus isolate RS-2024b chromosome 6, iyHalRubi1_principal, whole genome shotgun sequence genome contains the following:
- the LOC143354801 gene encoding sorting nexin-29 isoform X3: protein MALRMMSAIVPGTHNVIDANHTYDHAIERQKLLEDLLATAKKCHVRFGGRTELATESDICVKQLCQIFESIFSHGLRVNYIEKLNSALRHVSDIVSGANLKSGNTSDVAFWPCIKEQLTWHEQERFSILQKVHTDYDWAFLLDQERSAVLPNVAAGLGSILFAIRVDNEELDNNSRGKEADSQKVSLSEPIISTTIPVGPISNQSKQRKKVPTIISFDNETDEQETMEVNVSVSAPPTCLNSPVVTSTKDTPSSSLSVSETQTNNVSNDENVEVSKEGSEWEKCEPFEEEKVLTPVTDSGNMGGLVPVSPLDRTLDDMLIALPNYLDNSSEITEAAMEATEPLVGLDAHVDDESLDVETLRVKMLAMNEILEQAREDAVASRSQLARLQRQHQNYLERHELQIQALNRENELLRQQLRKYVTAVQMLRRDSDATTVSEEDPSLDYHNEAQLYEEKLIQVADMHAELMEFNARLTLQLTDRDRLVKLLQAELECLRGPINEDDLPSEPPCLIHIWIPSAFLTGQSSDIHHVYQIYVRIRDTEWNIYRRYAQFYALYRELKKHDTVVTTFDFPPKKTIGNKDAKFVEERRQKLQQWLRRVVGRLAQCSPAFSSRPSRQTLISLMPFFGDNPNTEDSRKNNSTRNTFSSSPQYMGL from the exons ATG GCTTTGCGTATGATGTCAGCAATAGTGCCAGGCACGCATAATGTAATCGATGCTAATCATACTTATGATCATGCAATCGAGAGACAGAAACTATTGGAGGATTTATTGGCAACCGCTAAAAAGTGTCATGTTAGGTTCGGTGGGCGTACAGAATTGGCAACTGAGTCAGACATATGCGTGAAACAGCTGTGCCAAATATTCGAATCGATCTTCAGTCATGGATTACGTGTAAATTACATAGAGAAACTGAACTCGGCTCTAAG GCATGTGTCCGACATAGTGTCCGGTGCCAATTTAAAATCAGGCAACACGTCCGACGTAGCATTTTGGCCATGTATAAAGGAGCAATTAACATGGCACGAACAAGAACGTTTTAGCATACTACAGAAAGTTCACACAGATTATG ATTGGGCATTTTTACTTGACCAAGAACGAAGTGCAGTATTGCCAAATGTAGCTGCAG GACTTGGTAGCATTTTATTCGCCATTAGGGTAGATAATGAAGAATTAGATAACAATTCCAGAGGAAAAGAAGCTGATAGTCAAAAAGTTTCACTGTCTGAACCAATCATATCGACCACAATACCag TAGGGCCTATTTCGAACCAGTcgaaacagagaaagaaagTACCAACTATAATTTCGTTTGATAATGAAACTGACGAGCAAGAGACCATGGAAGTGAACGTTTCAGTCAGCGCTCCTCCAACATGTTTGAATTCTCCCGTAGTAACTTCCACGAAGGATACCCCGTCGTCTTCTTTATCGGTATCTGAAACTCAGACAAATAACGTATCAAACGATGAGAACGTAGAAGTCAGTAAAGAAGGTTCGGAATGGGAGAAATG cGAACCTTTCGAAGAGGAGAAAGTATTAACTCCGGTCACAGATTCCGGTAACATGGGTGGTCTTGTTCCTGTTTCGCCTTTAGATCGAACGTTAGACGATATGTTAATAGCGTTGCCAAACTACTTAGAT AATTCATCCGAAATCACGGAAGCTGCAATGGAAGCCACAGAACCGTTAGTAGGCTTGGATGCTCACGTAGACGATGAAAGTTTAGATGTAGAAACACTGAGAGTGAAAATGTTAGCAATGAATGAGATACTAGAACAAGCTAGGGAGGATGCTGTGGCTAGTAGATCCCAGCTTGCTCGGTTGCAAAGACAGCACCAAAACTATCTCGAGAGACACGAATTGCAGATACAAGCATTGAACAG AGAGAATGAACTATTGAGGCAACAGTTACGCAAATATGTAACAGCAGTACAAATGTTAAGAAGAGATTCGGATGCTACCACAGTGTCAGAAGAGGATCCGTCATTAGATTACCATAACGAAGCTCAGCTATACGAAGAGAAATTAATACAGGTTGCAGACATGCATGCAGAGCTGATGGAATTTAATGCTAGATTAACTCTTCAATTAACTGATAG ggACAGACTAGTGAAGTTATTGCAAGCAGAATTAGAGTGTCTTCGTGGCCCCATAAATGAGGATGACTTACCATCGGAACCACCATGCCTCATACACATTTGGATTCCATCCGCGTTCCTTACTGGCCAATCTTCCGATATACATCACGTCTATCAG ATATATGTGCGCATTAGAGACACTGAATGGAATATTTATAGGCGTTACGCGCAATTTTACGCGCTTTATAGGGAACTGAAGAAACATGACACCGTGGTTACTACTTTTGATTTTCCGCCAAAGAAAACGATAGGCAATAAG GACGCTAAGTTTGTTGAAGAGAGACGGCAAAAGTTACAGCAATGGTTGAGGAGAGTTGTCGGGAGATTAGCTCAATGTTCACCCGCATTCTCATCCAGACCAAGCAGGCAGACGCTTATATCTCTGATGCCGTTCTTCGG CGATAACCCTAACACTGAGGATTCGAGGAAAAATAATTCTACAAGAAACACATTTTCTTCTTCCCCTCAATACATGGGTTTATAA
- the LOC143354804 gene encoding glucocorticoid-induced transcript 1 protein isoform X1, whose translation MSGSQRMRKSSPCSTSKQGPMRATLPVSSLLRQGRQGSSLRKSNSNSPTVSPTNASAWRARISPETSSSGQRSPGSLSYKAKSKTLSGRCSESLSGNQNIRRTASLDTIYLKGQWPRDSYYIHSSLLLVDKSTQTEEWSNEPRKLHTRHPTEQTTTDEKLEKYFRHRLQRTNKEGTSSRERTAAFGLIMPGAPPPAFPADHTVHLPSIASQTSIHNQFSMSTKASPMNIPMKPMRPPMRSSIEGLNQEIEGLVLKSATNPSDPDHPVEDKYARYREQITPEGHRAPLADLLRATRSVNTQTPATDLPSSSYSSGPPSRNSESPLIPGLMDASRPPSDLLQGGSRGSTPEQDREGRLGTSPHINRFLAREPPDGCEKVNLKFVEDARRPMIDLSKLDYCPKPCVAFQLKPSLGSAFLPLQQPASPTMVASASPSSHTTPTTPPPNP comes from the exons atgtcGGGATCACAGCGGATGCGAAAGTCCTCGCCATGCTCGACGTCGAAGCAAGGCCCAATGCGCGCGACCCTGCCTGTAAGTTCGCTGTTACGACAGGGCCGGCAAGGCAGCAGCCTCAGGAAAAGCAACAGCAACAGTCCCACCGTGTCCCCTACAAACGCGAGTGCGTGGCGGGCCCGCATCTCGCCGGAGACCTCTTCCTCGGGACAACGAAGCCCCGGCTCTCTCTCTTACAAAG CAAAATCAAAAACATTAAGCGGAAGATGCAGCGAAAGTTTAAGCGGAAACCAAAATATCCGGAGGACAGCATCGTTAGATACTATCTACTTAAAAGGACAATGGCCCCGCGATTCATACTATATTCATTCCAGTCTCCTTTTGGTTGATAAATCTACACAG aCAGAAGAATGGTCCAACGAACCAAGGAAATTACATACACGTCATCCTACGGAACAAACCACCACAGATGAGAAGTTGGAAAAGTACTTTAGGCATCG GTTACAGCGTACAAATAAGGAAGGCACTAGTAGTAGAGAGAGGACAGCTGCATTTGGACTCATAATGCCTGGTGCACCACCACCGGCTTTTCCTGCAGACCACACAGTACATCTACCCAGTATTGCTTCACAAACATCAATAC ACAATCAATTTAGCATGAGTACAAAGGCAAGTCCTATGAACATCCCTATGAAACCAATGAGGCCCCCGATGCGTTCTTCTATCGAAGGATTAAACCAAGAAATCGAAGGACTTGTTCTTAAATCTGCAACAAACCCTAGTGATCCTGATCACCCAGTGGAAGACAAA TATGCACGGTATCGTGAACAAATTACGCCGGAAGGACATCGTGCGCCGTTAGCAGACTTACTGAGGGCTACTCGCAGCGTTAATACACAAACACCAGCTACAGACCTTCCATCCAGTTCTTATTCTTCAG GCCCTCCATCTAGGAATTCTGAGTCTCCGCTGATTCCTGGTCTTATGGATGCCTCCCGTCCGCCTAGCGATCTCTTACAAG GTGGAAGTCGTGGTTCAACCCCTGAACAAGATAGAGAAGGACGTCTCGGCACCTCTCCTCACATTAACAGGTTCCTAGCAAGAGAACCACCTGATGGCTGTGAGAAAGTCAATCTCAAATTTGTAGAGGATGCCAG GCGACCCATGATAGACTTGAGCAAACTAGACTATTGCCCAAAGCCGTGTGTAGCATTCCAGTTAAAACCTAGCTTGGGATCAGCGTTCCTGCCATTACAACAGCCAGCCAGTCCAACGATGGTTGCAAGTGCATCACCCTCTTCGCATACAACACCAACTACACCTCCTCCAAATCCATAG
- the LOC143354804 gene encoding glucocorticoid-induced transcript 1 protein isoform X2: MSGSQRMRKSSPCSTSKQGPMRATLPVSSLLRQGRQGSSLRKSNSNSPTVSPTNASAWRARISPETSSSGQRSPGSLSYKAKSKTLSGRCSESLSGNQNIRRTASLDTIYLKGQWPRDSYYIHSSLLLVDKSTQTEEWSNEPRKLHTRHPTEQTTTDEKLEKYFRHRLQRTNKEGTSSRERTAAFGLIMPGAPPPAFPADHTVHLPSIASQTSIHNQFSMSTKASPMNIPMKPMRPPMRSSIEGLNQEIEGLVLKSATNPSDPDHPVEDKYARYREQITPEGHRAPLADLLRATRSVNTQTPATDLPSSSYSSGGSRGSTPEQDREGRLGTSPHINRFLAREPPDGCEKVNLKFVEDARRPMIDLSKLDYCPKPCVAFQLKPSLGSAFLPLQQPASPTMVASASPSSHTTPTTPPPNP, translated from the exons atgtcGGGATCACAGCGGATGCGAAAGTCCTCGCCATGCTCGACGTCGAAGCAAGGCCCAATGCGCGCGACCCTGCCTGTAAGTTCGCTGTTACGACAGGGCCGGCAAGGCAGCAGCCTCAGGAAAAGCAACAGCAACAGTCCCACCGTGTCCCCTACAAACGCGAGTGCGTGGCGGGCCCGCATCTCGCCGGAGACCTCTTCCTCGGGACAACGAAGCCCCGGCTCTCTCTCTTACAAAG CAAAATCAAAAACATTAAGCGGAAGATGCAGCGAAAGTTTAAGCGGAAACCAAAATATCCGGAGGACAGCATCGTTAGATACTATCTACTTAAAAGGACAATGGCCCCGCGATTCATACTATATTCATTCCAGTCTCCTTTTGGTTGATAAATCTACACAG aCAGAAGAATGGTCCAACGAACCAAGGAAATTACATACACGTCATCCTACGGAACAAACCACCACAGATGAGAAGTTGGAAAAGTACTTTAGGCATCG GTTACAGCGTACAAATAAGGAAGGCACTAGTAGTAGAGAGAGGACAGCTGCATTTGGACTCATAATGCCTGGTGCACCACCACCGGCTTTTCCTGCAGACCACACAGTACATCTACCCAGTATTGCTTCACAAACATCAATAC ACAATCAATTTAGCATGAGTACAAAGGCAAGTCCTATGAACATCCCTATGAAACCAATGAGGCCCCCGATGCGTTCTTCTATCGAAGGATTAAACCAAGAAATCGAAGGACTTGTTCTTAAATCTGCAACAAACCCTAGTGATCCTGATCACCCAGTGGAAGACAAA TATGCACGGTATCGTGAACAAATTACGCCGGAAGGACATCGTGCGCCGTTAGCAGACTTACTGAGGGCTACTCGCAGCGTTAATACACAAACACCAGCTACAGACCTTCCATCCAGTTCTTATTCTTCAG GTGGAAGTCGTGGTTCAACCCCTGAACAAGATAGAGAAGGACGTCTCGGCACCTCTCCTCACATTAACAGGTTCCTAGCAAGAGAACCACCTGATGGCTGTGAGAAAGTCAATCTCAAATTTGTAGAGGATGCCAG GCGACCCATGATAGACTTGAGCAAACTAGACTATTGCCCAAAGCCGTGTGTAGCATTCCAGTTAAAACCTAGCTTGGGATCAGCGTTCCTGCCATTACAACAGCCAGCCAGTCCAACGATGGTTGCAAGTGCATCACCCTCTTCGCATACAACACCAACTACACCTCCTCCAAATCCATAG
- the LOC143354801 gene encoding sorting nexin-29 isoform X2, with amino-acid sequence MALRMMSAIVPGTHNVIDANHTYDHAIERQKLLEDLLATAKKCHVRFGGRTELATESDICVKQLCQIFESIFSHGLRVNYIEKLNSALRHVSDIVSGANLKSGNTSDVAFWPCIKEQLTWHEQERFSILQKVHTDYGRGRAWLRAVLNERSLERHLHAILDPNILSSFYEDWAFLLDQERSAVLPNVAAGLGSILFAIRVDNEELDNNSRGKEADSQKVSLSEPIISTTIPGPISNQSKQRKKVPTIISFDNETDEQETMEVNVSVSAPPTCLNSPVVTSTKDTPSSSLSVSETQTNNVSNDENVEVSKEGSEWEKCEPFEEEKVLTPVTDSGNMGGLVPVSPLDRTLDDMLIALPNYLDNSSEITEAAMEATEPLVGLDAHVDDESLDVETLRVKMLAMNEILEQAREDAVASRSQLARLQRQHQNYLERHELQIQALNRENELLRQQLRKYVTAVQMLRRDSDATTVSEEDPSLDYHNEAQLYEEKLIQVADMHAELMEFNARLTLQLTDRDRLVKLLQAELECLRGPINEDDLPSEPPCLIHIWIPSAFLTGQSSDIHHVYQIYVRIRDTEWNIYRRYAQFYALYRELKKHDTVVTTFDFPPKKTIGNKDAKFVEERRQKLQQWLRRVVGRLAQCSPAFSSRPSRQTLISLMPFFGDNPNTEDSRKNNSTRNTFSSSPQYMGL; translated from the exons ATG GCTTTGCGTATGATGTCAGCAATAGTGCCAGGCACGCATAATGTAATCGATGCTAATCATACTTATGATCATGCAATCGAGAGACAGAAACTATTGGAGGATTTATTGGCAACCGCTAAAAAGTGTCATGTTAGGTTCGGTGGGCGTACAGAATTGGCAACTGAGTCAGACATATGCGTGAAACAGCTGTGCCAAATATTCGAATCGATCTTCAGTCATGGATTACGTGTAAATTACATAGAGAAACTGAACTCGGCTCTAAG GCATGTGTCCGACATAGTGTCCGGTGCCAATTTAAAATCAGGCAACACGTCCGACGTAGCATTTTGGCCATGTATAAAGGAGCAATTAACATGGCACGAACAAGAACGTTTTAGCATACTACAGAAAGTTCACACAGATTATGGTAGGGGCAGAGCATGGCTAAGAGCTGTTTTAAATGAACGTTCTCTCGAACGTCATTTACATGCTATACTTGACCCTAACATATTATCTTCTTTTTACGAAGATTGGGCATTTTTACTTGACCAAGAACGAAGTGCAGTATTGCCAAATGTAGCTGCAG GACTTGGTAGCATTTTATTCGCCATTAGGGTAGATAATGAAGAATTAGATAACAATTCCAGAGGAAAAGAAGCTGATAGTCAAAAAGTTTCACTGTCTGAACCAATCATATCGACCACAATACCag GGCCTATTTCGAACCAGTcgaaacagagaaagaaagTACCAACTATAATTTCGTTTGATAATGAAACTGACGAGCAAGAGACCATGGAAGTGAACGTTTCAGTCAGCGCTCCTCCAACATGTTTGAATTCTCCCGTAGTAACTTCCACGAAGGATACCCCGTCGTCTTCTTTATCGGTATCTGAAACTCAGACAAATAACGTATCAAACGATGAGAACGTAGAAGTCAGTAAAGAAGGTTCGGAATGGGAGAAATG cGAACCTTTCGAAGAGGAGAAAGTATTAACTCCGGTCACAGATTCCGGTAACATGGGTGGTCTTGTTCCTGTTTCGCCTTTAGATCGAACGTTAGACGATATGTTAATAGCGTTGCCAAACTACTTAGAT AATTCATCCGAAATCACGGAAGCTGCAATGGAAGCCACAGAACCGTTAGTAGGCTTGGATGCTCACGTAGACGATGAAAGTTTAGATGTAGAAACACTGAGAGTGAAAATGTTAGCAATGAATGAGATACTAGAACAAGCTAGGGAGGATGCTGTGGCTAGTAGATCCCAGCTTGCTCGGTTGCAAAGACAGCACCAAAACTATCTCGAGAGACACGAATTGCAGATACAAGCATTGAACAG AGAGAATGAACTATTGAGGCAACAGTTACGCAAATATGTAACAGCAGTACAAATGTTAAGAAGAGATTCGGATGCTACCACAGTGTCAGAAGAGGATCCGTCATTAGATTACCATAACGAAGCTCAGCTATACGAAGAGAAATTAATACAGGTTGCAGACATGCATGCAGAGCTGATGGAATTTAATGCTAGATTAACTCTTCAATTAACTGATAG ggACAGACTAGTGAAGTTATTGCAAGCAGAATTAGAGTGTCTTCGTGGCCCCATAAATGAGGATGACTTACCATCGGAACCACCATGCCTCATACACATTTGGATTCCATCCGCGTTCCTTACTGGCCAATCTTCCGATATACATCACGTCTATCAG ATATATGTGCGCATTAGAGACACTGAATGGAATATTTATAGGCGTTACGCGCAATTTTACGCGCTTTATAGGGAACTGAAGAAACATGACACCGTGGTTACTACTTTTGATTTTCCGCCAAAGAAAACGATAGGCAATAAG GACGCTAAGTTTGTTGAAGAGAGACGGCAAAAGTTACAGCAATGGTTGAGGAGAGTTGTCGGGAGATTAGCTCAATGTTCACCCGCATTCTCATCCAGACCAAGCAGGCAGACGCTTATATCTCTGATGCCGTTCTTCGG CGATAACCCTAACACTGAGGATTCGAGGAAAAATAATTCTACAAGAAACACATTTTCTTCTTCCCCTCAATACATGGGTTTATAA
- the LOC143354801 gene encoding sorting nexin-29 isoform X1, which translates to MALRMMSAIVPGTHNVIDANHTYDHAIERQKLLEDLLATAKKCHVRFGGRTELATESDICVKQLCQIFESIFSHGLRVNYIEKLNSALRHVSDIVSGANLKSGNTSDVAFWPCIKEQLTWHEQERFSILQKVHTDYGRGRAWLRAVLNERSLERHLHAILDPNILSSFYEDWAFLLDQERSAVLPNVAAGLGSILFAIRVDNEELDNNSRGKEADSQKVSLSEPIISTTIPVGPISNQSKQRKKVPTIISFDNETDEQETMEVNVSVSAPPTCLNSPVVTSTKDTPSSSLSVSETQTNNVSNDENVEVSKEGSEWEKCEPFEEEKVLTPVTDSGNMGGLVPVSPLDRTLDDMLIALPNYLDNSSEITEAAMEATEPLVGLDAHVDDESLDVETLRVKMLAMNEILEQAREDAVASRSQLARLQRQHQNYLERHELQIQALNRENELLRQQLRKYVTAVQMLRRDSDATTVSEEDPSLDYHNEAQLYEEKLIQVADMHAELMEFNARLTLQLTDRDRLVKLLQAELECLRGPINEDDLPSEPPCLIHIWIPSAFLTGQSSDIHHVYQIYVRIRDTEWNIYRRYAQFYALYRELKKHDTVVTTFDFPPKKTIGNKDAKFVEERRQKLQQWLRRVVGRLAQCSPAFSSRPSRQTLISLMPFFGDNPNTEDSRKNNSTRNTFSSSPQYMGL; encoded by the exons ATG GCTTTGCGTATGATGTCAGCAATAGTGCCAGGCACGCATAATGTAATCGATGCTAATCATACTTATGATCATGCAATCGAGAGACAGAAACTATTGGAGGATTTATTGGCAACCGCTAAAAAGTGTCATGTTAGGTTCGGTGGGCGTACAGAATTGGCAACTGAGTCAGACATATGCGTGAAACAGCTGTGCCAAATATTCGAATCGATCTTCAGTCATGGATTACGTGTAAATTACATAGAGAAACTGAACTCGGCTCTAAG GCATGTGTCCGACATAGTGTCCGGTGCCAATTTAAAATCAGGCAACACGTCCGACGTAGCATTTTGGCCATGTATAAAGGAGCAATTAACATGGCACGAACAAGAACGTTTTAGCATACTACAGAAAGTTCACACAGATTATGGTAGGGGCAGAGCATGGCTAAGAGCTGTTTTAAATGAACGTTCTCTCGAACGTCATTTACATGCTATACTTGACCCTAACATATTATCTTCTTTTTACGAAGATTGGGCATTTTTACTTGACCAAGAACGAAGTGCAGTATTGCCAAATGTAGCTGCAG GACTTGGTAGCATTTTATTCGCCATTAGGGTAGATAATGAAGAATTAGATAACAATTCCAGAGGAAAAGAAGCTGATAGTCAAAAAGTTTCACTGTCTGAACCAATCATATCGACCACAATACCag TAGGGCCTATTTCGAACCAGTcgaaacagagaaagaaagTACCAACTATAATTTCGTTTGATAATGAAACTGACGAGCAAGAGACCATGGAAGTGAACGTTTCAGTCAGCGCTCCTCCAACATGTTTGAATTCTCCCGTAGTAACTTCCACGAAGGATACCCCGTCGTCTTCTTTATCGGTATCTGAAACTCAGACAAATAACGTATCAAACGATGAGAACGTAGAAGTCAGTAAAGAAGGTTCGGAATGGGAGAAATG cGAACCTTTCGAAGAGGAGAAAGTATTAACTCCGGTCACAGATTCCGGTAACATGGGTGGTCTTGTTCCTGTTTCGCCTTTAGATCGAACGTTAGACGATATGTTAATAGCGTTGCCAAACTACTTAGAT AATTCATCCGAAATCACGGAAGCTGCAATGGAAGCCACAGAACCGTTAGTAGGCTTGGATGCTCACGTAGACGATGAAAGTTTAGATGTAGAAACACTGAGAGTGAAAATGTTAGCAATGAATGAGATACTAGAACAAGCTAGGGAGGATGCTGTGGCTAGTAGATCCCAGCTTGCTCGGTTGCAAAGACAGCACCAAAACTATCTCGAGAGACACGAATTGCAGATACAAGCATTGAACAG AGAGAATGAACTATTGAGGCAACAGTTACGCAAATATGTAACAGCAGTACAAATGTTAAGAAGAGATTCGGATGCTACCACAGTGTCAGAAGAGGATCCGTCATTAGATTACCATAACGAAGCTCAGCTATACGAAGAGAAATTAATACAGGTTGCAGACATGCATGCAGAGCTGATGGAATTTAATGCTAGATTAACTCTTCAATTAACTGATAG ggACAGACTAGTGAAGTTATTGCAAGCAGAATTAGAGTGTCTTCGTGGCCCCATAAATGAGGATGACTTACCATCGGAACCACCATGCCTCATACACATTTGGATTCCATCCGCGTTCCTTACTGGCCAATCTTCCGATATACATCACGTCTATCAG ATATATGTGCGCATTAGAGACACTGAATGGAATATTTATAGGCGTTACGCGCAATTTTACGCGCTTTATAGGGAACTGAAGAAACATGACACCGTGGTTACTACTTTTGATTTTCCGCCAAAGAAAACGATAGGCAATAAG GACGCTAAGTTTGTTGAAGAGAGACGGCAAAAGTTACAGCAATGGTTGAGGAGAGTTGTCGGGAGATTAGCTCAATGTTCACCCGCATTCTCATCCAGACCAAGCAGGCAGACGCTTATATCTCTGATGCCGTTCTTCGG CGATAACCCTAACACTGAGGATTCGAGGAAAAATAATTCTACAAGAAACACATTTTCTTCTTCCCCTCAATACATGGGTTTATAA